Proteins encoded by one window of Lathyrus oleraceus cultivar Zhongwan6 chromosome 1, CAAS_Psat_ZW6_1.0, whole genome shotgun sequence:
- the LOC127082561 gene encoding uncharacterized protein LOC127082561, translating to MGCCASSNRSSLSKTKSNDFQLSRSSISQVKGSENRAPPPIPLEEETVKEVLSETSKWKRYEGEKPKCFERFDRENKVEKPFYKVDEISEFSEVCSLGESVSTITDRREEEEEFRQRVIGSPAKTRKNRSFSGERREWTAGKSPARRSELSPAKTNVGSARRDQIGNGGMKNHLHRRDAGENSGRRSRSPATRTDNGSTRSVAGRSLSARRTNQSPAKARTASPVNGSRKMENSTMENNKWPSTGNESLENPLVSLECFIFL from the coding sequence ATGGGTTGTTGTGCTAGTAGTAACAGATCTTCATTGTCAAAAACAAAAAGCAATGATTTTCAGCTATCAAGATCTAGCATTTCTCAGGTGAAAGGTTCAGAAAACAGAGCACCTCCTCCTATTCCCTTGGAAGAAGAAACCGTGAAGGAAGTGTTGTCGGAAACATCCAAATGGAAGAGATATGAAGGTGAAAAGCCAAAATGTTTTGAAAGATTCGATAGAGAGAACAAGGTTGAGAAACCGTTCTACAAAGTAGATGAGATCTCTGAATTCTCTGAGGTTTGTAGCTTAGGCGAAAGTGTATCTACAATCACTGATAGGAGAGAAGAGGAAGAAGAATTTCGCCAACGGGTCATTGGATCTCCCGCTAAAACACGCAAAAATCGTTCCTTTTCCGGTGAGAGAAGAGAATGGACGGCAGGGAAGTCGCCGGCGAGAAGGTCGGAGTTGTCGCCAGCAAAAACAAATGTTGGGTCGGCAAGGAGAGATCAAATTGGAAATGGGGGAATGAAGAATCACCTTCACCGGAGAGACGCCGGAGAAAACTCCGGCCGACGATCTAGATCACCAGCCACCCGCACTGACAATGGATCAACGAGATCCGTTGCGGGTCGAAGCTTATCCGCAAGAAGAACTAACCAATCGCCGGCTAAGGCGAGAACCGCCTCGCCGGTGAATGGTAGCcggaaaatggagaattcaacAATGGAGAATAATAAATGGCCATCAACCGGAAATGAGTCACTCGAAAATCCACTTGTATCATTGGAATGCTTCATCTTTCTCTAG